The genomic stretch GCTGCTCAGGGAGTTCGTAGATAGATTCCAGCGTAAAAGGATGATGTTGCtacgtgtacctgataactgggcggCTATGGCCTTTGCCAGTAATCTAAATAAAAAAAGCTCGGACGCCACGAGGAGACTCAAAGAAAGCTTATTAGAATTTCcaacaacaacttggaatgatATTTATAATAGATACATCACAATACTGTggatagaagaagatattatCATTCAGTCCCGGAAGAGATGAAAGAATGAGTTCAAGATGAGCTGAAActgaaaaaaggtccggtaaaaaaAGGTATGAACCTTATATGAGACCAGCAGGTAGGGATTTGCGTTAAAAACTGGAAAACCCAAGGTATGATCCTATATCAAGGGATAGAGTGTCAGGTTCATCGTCAAGGTTCGGAAAAGAATGAAATATATGAGATACGtgagatgatgacagaagctcAAAAGCAAAAATCAGCGGCTACAGTTTTAATTTTAGCACATCCGAGTTGGTGGCTGTtctaagaagcatgggagataaggtatggtggccaaaagaaatgatATCAAACCCAAACAAGAGAAATTTCAATttttggtgcgaatttcacaatgaTCACGGTCACAAAACGACATATTGCAGATTGCTATAAGGTGAAGTGGAGCACTTATTAAATCAATGTTACTTAACTGAATTGTTAAGTGAAAAAGAAAAGcaagcatatatgaagaataggcaggaacCGCCAAAACCTCCTTTGCCAAAGAGAACGGTTAATGTCATAAATGGAGGGGAGGAGATCAATGGCGTAACATATACGACAGCAAAGAAGGTGTCAAAAATTACAGTCACCCACGGGAAGCGAGTTCGACAGGTTTTGGAGGAAGATAGTAtaacatttgatgatgcagagGCAGATGGCGTGTTGGCCCCGCATAATTatgcactagtaatatctttACTTATATATGATGCTAATGTAAAATGAGTTTTGtttgatccaggtagttctgtGAATATCATTCTATTGAGAGTGGTAAACGAGATGCAAGCCAATGATAAGTTGATACCCAAGGCACGCACCTTGTCTGGTTTTGACAACTCAAGCGTCGTAGCAAAAAGGGAGATAATACTCACCATATTCACAGAAGGAGTAGTCAAAGACAccaaatttcaagtgatagaaatggatatggcttacaatatgattctcggtagaccatggattcacgaaatGGATATTGTTCCATCTAATTTACATAAAGTTATCAAGTTTCCTTCAAAATAGGGAATACGGCAAATCCGTGGTGATCAACAGGCTTCTCGGAACATTAACTCCGTGGCAGATTCAAGCGCAAAAAGTGacaaaaaatagcaattacagaattCAATTGAGGATGCAGCAACACAAACCTCAATTGAAGACGGTCAAACAGATGTTGACTCGAGGCCTGATACTATTCAAGAACTAGAAGAAAATGAAAACGTCAAAACAACAATCGAGGAACTAGAAGTTGTGGTACTATTTATGCATTGCCCGGATAGAAAAGTCTACATTGGGACCAACCTCAGCCAAGAGATGAAacgtaagttgattgaatttttaaaggctaacacagattgttttgcttggtcccattcagTATAACAAgtataccaccggaggtaatgacccacaaattaaatgaagatccatcatccccacctgtcaaacaaaagaaaaggaagcaagattccttcaagaatcaggtgattcaagatgaggtgcaAAAGCTTTTAAAAATCGGGTTCATCCACGCGGTAAAGTATTCAGGTTGGTTGGCTAATACTGTAGTAATGCCCAAacagaatggtaagtggcgagtttgtgtagattatactgatcTAAATAAAGTTTGCCCTAAATATTCTTTTCCATTACTGCACATAGATCAATTAATTTatgctactgcaggacatgaattattaagttttttagatgcctatTCAGGATACAATAtgattaaaatggatcctctagatgaagaaaaaacttcctttatcaCAGACAAAGGGATTTACTGTTACAAAGTTATGTCGTTCAGCCTAAAAAATGTTGGGGCCACGTACCAAAGGCTagtgaccaaaatgtttcaagaacatctaaggaaaaaccatggaggtatatgtagatgatatgcTGGTCAAATCACAACAAGCAGGGGATCATATTCAACACCTGTCAGATACGTTTCAGATTCTTCGCAAATTTAACATGAAGttaaatcctgagaaatgtgcatttggcgtgtCATCAGGTAAGTTCTTGGGATTCCTTGTTTCTAACTGTGGCATTGAAGTAAATCTCGCGCAGATTAAAGCTATTGAGGAAATTCAGAATTTACTTACGAGCAAAAAAGAAGTACAGAGGTTGACAAGAAGAATAACAGCTTTGGGAAGGTTTATTTCCAAGTCATCGGAAAAGTGcttcaaattcttttcacccctaAAAAAGCAAAATCAATTTAAGTGGTCTGAAGAATGTCAACAAGCACTCAAAAATTTAAAAGtgtacttgtcaaatccaccattGCTAGCCAAACCAAAAGATGGGGAAAAACTGCTCATCTACCTTGCTgtttcagaagtagcggtaagtgccgTATTAGTTCGAGAGGACTAAGGTAAACAATATCTGATTTATTATGTTAGAAAATCTTTATTGGATGATGAGACTTGATATCCTcatttagaaaaacttgcactagCATTAATTATGGAATCTAGGAAATTAAGgtcttattttcaatgtcatcctatctcTATAGTAACTGCCTATACCTTACGTAATATATTGCATAAACAAGAGTTATTAGGGAGATTAGCCAAGTGGGCTATAGAGCTAATCGAATATGACATTACATATAAACCTAGAACTGCAATAAAATCTCAAGTTTTAGCAGATTTTGTGGCAGATTTTAGCCCAGGGATACAAGTAGATACAGAAAAAGAACTGCAAGTATTTAATGGATCTAATCCAGGTACTTGGACCTTATTTACCGATGGTTCATCAAATGTAAAAGGAGCAGGTATAGGCATCATCTTGGTACCACTTGCGGGAGAAACCATacgacaagccataaaatgtcatCCTATTACTAATaatgaggcagaatatgaagctatgattgcaggtttagaattggcacgagagctcAGAATAGAGCAAGTcataatcaaaagcgattcgcagctcgtagttaaccaaatgcaggggacttatatagctagagaggcaaggatgcaacaataccTGGAAAAGGCACGGGACTTAGTCagacaattccaaacttggaatgTTATACAGATACCAACAGAAGAGAATGTCGAGGCAAACACTTTGGCTAATCTTGCATCTGCTGCAGAagtaacaaatgaagaaaatgcttctgtaatacatttgtttcattcagtgctTGATCAagataaaaatgaggtaaattacattaatctaacttgggattggagaaacgagattgtcaattttttgcagtatggaatactacctgaagataagaaaaaggttCAGGCACTTCGCCAAAAGGCTGCTCGTTATTGTTTAGATCGGGGCAATTTatatcgaaaaatgttcggtggccCTCTAGCAAGATGTCTCGGGGCTTCTCAAACGGAATATGTGATGAAAGAAATACACGAgagacattgtggaaatcacacTGGAGGAAGATCTTTGGTAAAACTATAATTAGAGCTGGCTATTATTGGccaaaaatggaaaaagaggCGGAATATTTTGTGGCCAAATGTGTCAAGTGCCAAAGATATGGTAACAACATGCATCGACCAACTGAAATATTACATCCGGTTCACTACTAAAAAAGCAGGTTTTAGTGACGGACAAAGTCTGTAGCTAAACAAAAAAATTCGTCGCTAATCTAATTTAGCGATGGATTAGCAACGGATATCAATAAATCCTACTAGTTATGAGCattttagcgacagattagcAACAACGTTCATTGCTAATTCCAGTTTTTTTGTAGTGGTtgttgcaccatggccttttatgaagtgggggatggatatcgtaggtccactaccacaagccaaaGGTACAGTAAGATTTCTATTAGTACtcactgactattttactaagtgggtagaagcaggagcctTCAAACAAGTACGAGAAAAAGAGGTCAGAGATTTCATCTGCCgaaacatcatatgccggtttGGGGTTTCAAAagagatcgtgtgtgataatggcctGCAATTCATAGGTGCACAAATCACAGAATTCTTCCAAAGTTGGCAAATTTAAAGGATTACCTCAACACCTTATCATCTAGTGGCcaatggacaagctgaatcaacaaataaagttattatcaacaacttgaagaaaagaCTAGAAGAATCAAAAGGCAAGTGGCCAGAGGTACTACCTTGAGtcttgtgggcttaccgaacaacAGCAAAAACAAGTACGAGAGAGACACCATTCTCACTTGCGTATAGtgctgaagccttaattccagtcgaAATAGGGGAGCCAAgtataagcacgtgatttttgccctatatgagaattactcccaaaaattcaaaaataaaatgaattttcttggtgtgcaattttgtgatattttgtgatatttttgaataattatttatgtttgtctgtgcatgtttatttgttaaattaataaaaaatacaaaaatatgtcgcattttacatgtaggatttaattctacaattgttagtaataaagtttgttttacaaaaaaataaaaattacaaaaataggcatcttttgcatttttagcatttaatgtccaaatatacaattttatgcttaattattacttaattgtgcgttaattgttattgggagttaatttgcgcttttataacttaatttagttcttaataataatttaagtattttataatttagttttagaaaaaataaaagaagaatagAGGGCGAGAacataaagaaagtcggaattgggtctcttcttctaattcaagccacaagcccaaaaaatacccaatcttccaaaacgacccagtccattttgaactgggtcgacccaatccatacccaaagacccaacacctctattatcttacatttttaaaaaaacaaagaaaaccctaaaaaaaggttaagccatccgccccccccccccactccctatcttcttcttctccaatctCCAAaacccacctcccatggctgccctttaccctCCATTCTCACGTCCAAACCACCACCTCGTCGACATGAGCTGCTTCTTCACGCAGTGTCGTCTCACAGCCCTGCCATGTTCGTCGTCCCCAAACGACCAGCAGCAACCAGCTGCttcatcgtcttcatcttctccatggcgaGCTCAGGCTCGTCCATGGTTGCCTTCAACCTCAAGTCCAAACGACCAGCTGCTACATCCATTCATCGAAGACAAATGGTTCGTCGACCTCCAGCAGCCCCCGCGCGTTCAAAGAAATTATTGACTGTTTCTGCTTCATTTTCCCCCTCGCTGCATCCAAACGAACCCCATAGCTGCCTGCTTCATTTTTCTTCATCGAGTTTGAGTTCGACGAGATGCAACTGCTTCACCATAGTCCGTTGACCAGCT from Nicotiana sylvestris chromosome 12, ASM39365v2, whole genome shotgun sequence encodes the following:
- the LOC138882820 gene encoding uncharacterized protein; translated protein: MESRKLRSYFQCHPISIVTAYTLRNILHKQELLGRLAKWAIELIEYDITYKPRTAIKSQVLADFVADFSPGIQVDTEKELQVFNGSNPGTWTLFTDGSSNVKGAGIGIILVPLAGETIRQAIKCHPITNNEAEYEAMIAGLELARELRIEQVIIKSDSQLVVNQMQGTYIAREARMQQYLEKARDLVRQFQTWNVIQIPTEENVEANTLANLASAAEVTNEENASVIHLFHSVLDQDKNEVNYINLTWDWRNEIVNFLQYGILPEDKKKVQALRQKAARYCLDRGNLYRKMFGGPLARCLGASQTEYVMKEIHERHCGNHTGGRSLVKL